ATCCCAACAAATATAAAGAAACGAGCGATCGTGCTTGGGACATTAAACTCCTCAAGGCCCAATGGGATTCCTACCAGCAAACTAAAGGCAACCACCGCTACGCCATCATTAAATAAACTTTCTCCCTCCATTAGGTTTGTCAGACGTTTCCCAGCGCCTAGTTCTCGAAACAGCGCAATCACAGAAACTGGATCGGTTGCAGAGAGGCTTGCCCCAACTAAGAGGGCAACAGGTAGCCCAATCCCTGCCAGCTGGTTGATTGCCAAAGCTATGCCCACAATAGAAATGACTACACCGAGGACTGCGTAAAGAGTAACTGGTAACAACTCCCGGCTCAAATCCCGCCATTTCATGTTCCAAGCAGCTTCAAACAGCAACGGCGGCAAAAAAATCTCCAGAATCAATGCCGGTGATAGGTTAACTAGTCGTACATCTACAAATGCCAAAATCAAGCCAACAATCACCAACAGTAAGGTGTAGGGGATTTGGCGCAACCAGCTGACGACGCGAGAGAGTGTGGCGACACTGAGAGAGACGGAAAGTACCAGGAGAAATTGCTCAATATTTTGTTCAATCGCCGATTCGCCAACTGTTTCTATAGCCATAAGGAAACACAAAGATCATCAATACCCCACGGTACAACAACAGTCGCGATTTCAGAGCATTTAGGGTGCGATCGTTGTTATTTATACATCCTCTCCATTGACGCAAAGGCGCTGTTGCTGCAACCTTAACTGCTACCATTGGAAACGCCTGACCTGGTATACTCTGAATCAAGATAAAATCATTAATTATGACTCACGTTTTACTGGTAGATGATGAAGAGGCGTTGCGCTCCAGCCTCTCATATGCCCTAGTCAAAGAGGGTTATCAGGTAACAACTGCGGAAGATGGGCAAACTGCGCTCAAACTATTCCACAAGCAGGTGCCGGATGTCATGATTTTAGATTTGATGCTACCAGGAATAGATGGCATGGAAATTTGCTGGCGCATCCGGGCGTTTTCTGACATCCCTATTTTGATGCTAACGGCTAAAGATCAAGATATTGATAAAATTTGGGGATTAGAAGCGGGTGCAGATGACTATATCACTAAACCATTCAACACTCGTGAACTTCTGGCACGGATAAAAGCTGTGCTACGCCGTCGCGCTGGTAGCCAAAGCCCTCCCCAGGAAGATTAAATTGACAATCGAAGGAGTTAGTTGCCAATTCGCATCCGCTGGAATTCAATTTATCGAAAACTGTTAGTTACCTATCTAGCGCTCACAGCACTGGGTACATCTCTCTTAGCAGCCTACCTCCTGTGGTCTTTCCATGCCTATTTTATGAGGACGAGGCAAGCTGATTTGACTGCCTGGACGACTGCCCTTGGCGAAAGCGTAGCTGATGCTCTAGAGGAAAATGATCTCCAGCGGGTAGAAGTGCTAGTGCAACGCTACGGCAAACCGAAATCAGTCACGCTGCGGATCTTTGCTCCCGATGGTCGCCTGCTATCCACTTCAGCCCCTCAGCAAGATCGACAGATAGCAAATTGGTTTAATGTTGCTGGAGTTAGAGAAGCCCTGCAAAATCAAGCAGTGCAGGGAGTTGCCAAAGGAGTTTTGTCAAATGATGACAGGTTATACACAGCACAACCCCTATTCCGTAACGGTCGCCTACTTGGTGTCTTGCGGATGTCGATCACGCTCGAACAGTTTCAGCGTCAATTTCGCACAGTCATTTTCACAGTTCTAGGAACACTTTTCCTCACGGTCTTGCTGTGTGCACTGATCAGCGAACAGCTTGCTCGAAACATGGCGAGACCGATTTGGGCTATGCGCAACTTTGCTATCCAGATCGGCAGCGGTCATTTAGGGGAAAAGCTGAATATCCGTCAAAAGGATGAGTTAGGTCAATTAGCAACTGAGTTGAACCGCATGAGTGAACGGCTAGCTTCACTTGATAAAGAGCGGCGGGCATTTCTTGCTAATGTGTCTCACGAGCTACGCACCCCCGTTAGCAATGTTCAGGTGACCCTAGAAGCACTAGCAAGCGGAGCCGATGAAGAACCGGATCTCAGAGGTCGCTTTATCCAAACAGCGCTAGACGAGACAACACGGCTATCGCGGTTAATAAAGGATCTGCTGGATTTAGGACGACTAGAAGCAGGAATAACTTCATTAGAACAGCAGCCAGTCAACCTGCGAGACTTGATTGATCGTGCAGTACGAGCAATGGAATCTCGGATGCGTTCCCGTGGTGTAGAAATCTCCATAAATGTTCCCGAGGTTCAGCTCTACGGGGATCCAGAACGGCTGTTGCAGGCATTTCTAAATGTACTAGATAATGCCATCAAGCACTCGGCGCCAGATTCTCAAGTCTTTATATCTGGGAAGAAAGAAGGTGTTCAAATTGCCGTCCAAATCCAGGATCAAGGTTTGGGGATCAGCGAGAGCGATCTTCCCCATATTTTTGAACAGTTTTATACAGCCGATCGCTCCCGCCAAGGTAGTGGCACTGGCTTAGGGCTTGCTATTGCCCGACGGATTGTAGAAGCACATGATGGAAGTATCACTGCCAGCAGTAGGGTTGGCAAGGGGGCAACATTCCATATTCGCCTACCACTCAACCTACCCTAACTGGTTCAAACAAGCACTGACATCTACAGCTAATTTTTGCCCTAACCTGAGCAACTGACGTAGCTGGGCAACATCCCAATTATGCTCATTGGAATTACCCTTGCCATTCATTTCCTCCAATTGGGTTTGAACAACCTGAAGACATAGGGGCAAAATTTGACTGTGCAAGCAACTAAAATAGAGTTCCTGCGCCCGTTCAAGGGACAAGCCGAGTTTAAGCTGATACCCCACATCAATTAACCGCTCTAATCTTTGGATGTCTAACTCAACTGTGGCTGGGTAGGGATCGTGCAATAACTGCCAGAGCGATCGCAAGATCAGCTGCTCTAGTGTTTGCTTGCCTTCTGGAACATTCAGCTGACAACGCAGGTGCCTTGCTTCGGTGGCGATCGCTTCCAGTTCTACCAAATGATTCAAGCTTAGGTGCGGTTCCCCAATCTCTTGCTCTAGCGATCGCAAAGTTATTAAGCACCGATGCCCCAAGGCAATTTCCGCTGCCACTTGCAATTCTTGCGGCACTGCTAATTCATCCCGGTGGAATGCCATTAACACACCATAATTATCCCGGTAAACCTGAGTATAAAGCTGATCTAGCCGTGTCAGTGTTTCCTGACTTAGCATTCGCATAATCCGATGCCGTTCCTCTGCAAACAGATTCTGCAAACTGAACGACTGATCCCCAAACATTTGAGTCATTGCCCGGATAGTATGAGCCGCACTAGCCTGTTGCAAAGCCTCAAACACTCGCTCTTTCAGCTGAGTATAGGCACGCCGTCCGCTAAACGGTTGAATGCAGCAGTGGAAATCCCAGCCCCCTAGATGTAGAACAGCAAACACTAGATGTTCGCTCTCCCAAGTAATCTCTGAAACCAGCTTTAGATGCCCCACCGCCAACGTTAGCGATCCCATCCGTTGCAGCTGGTAATCCTGCTGGTGAGCAGTGTAGCAATAGACACGCTGTGAGGAGTGAGGGGCGAGGGATGTAGACGCGCAAGCGGCTTCTCGAAGAGTGGGACGAGGGGCGAGTATCTCTCCATCTCCCCATCTCCCTATCTCCTGACTCCTGACTCCTGAACCGAATGTCTGCGTTAGGGTTCCCTGATCCCTGAATAGAGAAGTAATGGCGTACTGTGCTGCCACTTGCCTGAAGCTAATTTGGGCTGACAACACTAACTGACGATAGATTTCTGATCCGTGTTTGAACAAGTCAACATTGCTGGGAGCTTGGGTAAGGCGTTTGAGGAATCCTTTTTCTAGTTGGACACCAGCTACATCACCAGCCAATTCTAGCGCCCGTGCAGCATACCGGAGAATCTGCGTTCCCTCTGGTCTTGATAGTTCTTCAAAGAACCAACCGCAACTGGTATACATCAACAGAGCATGACGCTGCATTTCCAACAGACGCAGGGCATCCACCTGTTCAGCTGCTGTCAGTTTGTGGGTTTGATGGCGGCAGAGGAAGCGACTAACATTTGCTGGAGAGCGATCGCGTATTACTCGGATATACTCATCTCGTGCTTGCCAGGGATCGCAGAAGAATTGCCTACCACTCTCCTCATAAACATTAATTAACTGATCCCGCAGCCAATCAAGTGCATTTCGTAGCGGACGACGCCATTTTTGATGCCAACCGCCACCACCACCGCAACCACAATCATCCTGCCACCGATCGACACCGTGGGAGCAACTCCAAGCCGTCACCGGCTTTAGTTCTACTTCCCACGTAGGAGAATTGAGACTGAGGTAATGGGCAAAGTTCGTCACTGTCCAGCCCCGGTGAGGAAATTCTTCCAAAAATGCATAAGCTAAGGTCTTTTCAGTGCCACCTTTATGATGACCAAAGGTCTCTCCATCTGTAGCAACAGAAATTAATTGAGCCGGTCTACGATCCCCGCGTACTGCTTGTCCAACCCGCCCAGCTAAGTGATGGGAATTGTATATAGCATCACCAAATCCCATATCTCGTGAGATCGGACCATCGTAGAAAAAGATATCAATGTAAGAACAAGAGCCACTATCGGAATCTTCCAATTCCCTGACCCCTGACCCCTGACCTCTGACCCCTTTCAAAAAACAGCGATAAGGACGAGTAGAATCAATCTGACTACCGCCGACTTCGTGCCATTCAGTCACGAGCTGTTCGTCTGTGGGGATCGTGCGACAACGCTGAGCCTGGGAGGGAGCCAAAACGATAAAGCGAATGCCTTCGGCTACCAGGGCTTCTAGGGTGGCGTAGTCTACGGCAGTTTCAGCTAACCACATTCCTTCGGGATCGCGCCCAAACCGGGAGCGGAAATCTTCTTTACCCCAGCGGATTTGAGTGTATTTGTCTCGGGTGTTAGCAAGGGGCATGATCATGTGGTTATAGACTTGAGCGATCGCATTGCCGTGACCATTCAAGCGATCGCAACTCTTGCGGTCTGCCTCTAGAATCCGCTGATAAACTTCTACATCATGGCGTTCTAACCACGACATCAAAGTTGCCCCAATATTAAAACTCAAATACTCATAGTTATTAACGATCCCCACCACTTCGCCCCGGTCATTTAACACCCTGGCAAAAGCGTTCGGGCGATAGCACTCATAGTGAATTCGCTCATTCCAGTCGTGGAAAGGTGTAGCACTGGGCTGACGCTCAATCGCGTCCAAGTAAGGATTTTCGCGGGGAGGCTGGTAGAAATGACCGTGTACAGTCACATAAACACCTGTAGCAGTCTGCAGGGGATCGCGGGGATCAGGTGTTACCGTGTCATTGGCTTTTTGGTACGGAGTTAAGTTTGAGCCAGCAACAGCTGGGAGATCAGCAGCAGAAGTCATGCAATATTATCCACAATGATAAATTTATACCCACAGCTAGCAGCATTTGTTCCCTAAGCGTGGCAGTAGGGTTAAGTTAAACACTCGCAAGGATGGGTTAGAACCAAAATTATGAGAGTCGAAAGATTGTTGCGGTCAATCGGCATCTGATGGCAAATATCTTAGTGGCTATTTCACTACCTTTGCCTCAACCTTTGGGTACAATCCGCAATCTCCCTCATTAAACCGCAAGATAGCCTCAAGTTAAGGACAGCTTAATATTTTTGCAATCAGACTTTGCGATTGCTCTACAAAACTATATCTTTAGTTACAAATACCTTTAGGAGCGGTCAGGACAAGATCCTTCTCTCACCCTTCACCCCTCGCCCCTTTTCACAAATGTCAGTCAAAAACTCTCTGTTTCTAGTTCTGCTGCTGTTTATCCCAGTTTCCTTTGCAGCTCATTTTTTAGAGTGGGGAGAGCTAGCTGTTTTCATCACAGCTGGGTTAGCAATCCTACCCTTAGCCGCCTGGATGGGTACTGCCACCGAAGAAATTGCCGTGGTAACTGGTCCTTCACTGGGAGGATTATTAAATGCTACCTTTGGCAATGCTACTGAACTGATTATTGCTTTAGTTGCCTTGAATGCCGGACTAGTCGATGTTGTCAAAGCTAGTATCACAGGCTCGATCATTAGCAACTTACTTCTTGTTATGGGGCTTTCCATGCTACTGGGGGGTCTACGCTATAAAGAGCAGGAATTTCAGCCAATTGTGGCGCGGGTGAATGCCTCCTCAATGAACCTGGCAATGATTGCAATTTTGTTGCCAACCACAGTGGATTTTACCTCTAGTGGAATTACCGCAGCCACGCTTCAGAATCTTTCCGTTGCTGTGGCGATTGTATTAATTCTGGTCTATGGTCTGACACTGCTATTTTCCATGAAAACCCACTCTTACCTGTACGATGTGGGTTTAGCTGAGAGTGCGTCAGATGAAACCGGTCAGACGCATCTATCTACCGGTACAAATCAACACAATCTAGGGTTGTGGATTGGAGTGCTATTAGCATCTACCCTCTTAGTAGCAATTGAGTCAGAACTGTTGGTCGATTCACTAGAAGTAGCTACATCCCAGTTGGGCTTAACGGCACTGTTTACGGGAGTTATCCTCGTACCCATTATTGGTAATGCAGCTGAGCACGCTACAGCAATTACAGTGGCGATGAAAAACAAGATGGATCTTTCTGTTTCTGTAGCAGTGGGATCAAGTATGCAGATTGCGCTGTTTGTGGCTCCTGTTTTAGTTTTAGCAGGACGGGCGATCGGTCAACCGATGGATTTGGATTTCAATCCGTTTGAATTAGTAGCTGTAGCTGTATCCGTGTTAATTGCCAATTCTATTAGTTCTGATGGTCGATCCAACTGGTTAGAAGGCACATTGCTGTTAGCTACATATGTGGTGTTGGGGCTAGCCTTCTATTTTCATCCCATAATTGATGGCATTGGGTAGCTAAAAGAACAGGCGATCGCCAAGCGTTCTTCCCACTCAAGACTCAGTACGGGCAGGTTTAACCAGGATATAGTAATGCGAAGGAGATTTTCGCTAAACCCGACCCTCCAAACTCAGGACTTTTATAATGCTACTGTTTTCAGTAAGCAAGCTACAATTGGATACTCGAAAGTACCTTCAGCAAGGGATTTTCAATCCAAAATCTAAAATCCAAAATTGGTAGCCTTTCTAACCTAAGCCAAAATTTGCTATGTCAATTAAGAACATTATTTCTTTAGGCTTATTAGTTTTCATACCCATTTCAATCGCAGCTCATTTTTTAGAATGGGGAACGCTCACAGTTTTCATCACCTCTGCGCTAGCGATCGTCCCTTTGGCAATTTGGTTAAGCACTGCTACTGAAGAAGTTGCTGTAGTTGCTGGTGCCTCGATTGGTGCACTGTTAAACGCTGTCTTTGGAAATGCAACTGAGCTAATTATTACCTTGGTTGCTTTGAAAGAGGGATTAGTTGACATCGTGAAAGCGAGTATTACTGGCAGCATTATTAGTAACTTACTCTTGGTTATGGGGCTTTCAATGTTTTTGGGAGGACTGCGCTATAAGGAACAGGATTTTCAGCAGATTGTAGCGCGGGTGAATGGTTCCTCCATGACTCTGGCAGTGATTGCAATTATTTTGCCCACGATGGTGATCTACACCTCAAATGGAGTTGAACCCGAAGCGATTCGTAATCTCTCAACCACAGCAGCATTAGTACTACTCGTAGTTTATGTTCTAACGCTGGTGTTTTCATTGAAGACCCACAGCTACCTTTACGATGTGGGATTAGTCGATTTGGATGAAGCAACAGCGAAAGCAACTTCTGCTGAATCAACTACTCACCAGCCCAATCTCTGGCTGTGGATAGGTGTACTAGCGGCATCTACGATCGCAATTGCCTATGAGTCAGAGCTATTCGTTGGCGTTGTGGAAGAAGCAACAGAGGGGCTAGGGTTGACTCCACTGTTTACAGGCGTTATTTTGGTGCCTCTGATCGGTGGTGCAGCAGAATATTTCACGGCGATTAGGTTAGCAATCAAGAACAATATGGATCTGTCTGTTTCAGTGGCTATGGGTTCTAGCCTGCTAGTTGCCTTGTTAATGGCTCCGCTTTTAGTCTTAGTCGGACAAGCGATCGGTCAACCGATGGATCTAGACTTCAATCCTTTTGAGGTAGTAGCTGTAGCGATATCTGTAGTTGTTGCAAATCTCAT
This window of the Chroococcidiopsis sp. CCMEE 29 genome carries:
- a CDS encoding response regulator, whose product is MTHVLLVDDEEALRSSLSYALVKEGYQVTTAEDGQTALKLFHKQVPDVMILDLMLPGIDGMEICWRIRAFSDIPILMLTAKDQDIDKIWGLEAGADDYITKPFNTRELLARIKAVLRRRAGSQSPPQED
- a CDS encoding ATP-binding protein, whose product is MPIRIRWNSIYRKLLVTYLALTALGTSLLAAYLLWSFHAYFMRTRQADLTAWTTALGESVADALEENDLQRVEVLVQRYGKPKSVTLRIFAPDGRLLSTSAPQQDRQIANWFNVAGVREALQNQAVQGVAKGVLSNDDRLYTAQPLFRNGRLLGVLRMSITLEQFQRQFRTVIFTVLGTLFLTVLLCALISEQLARNMARPIWAMRNFAIQIGSGHLGEKLNIRQKDELGQLATELNRMSERLASLDKERRAFLANVSHELRTPVSNVQVTLEALASGADEEPDLRGRFIQTALDETTRLSRLIKDLLDLGRLEAGITSLEQQPVNLRDLIDRAVRAMESRMRSRGVEISINVPEVQLYGDPERLLQAFLNVLDNAIKHSAPDSQVFISGKKEGVQIAVQIQDQGLGISESDLPHIFEQFYTADRSRQGSGTGLGLAIARRIVEAHDGSITASSRVGKGATFHIRLPLNLP
- a CDS encoding DUF3536 domain-containing protein, which codes for MTSAADLPAVAGSNLTPYQKANDTVTPDPRDPLQTATGVYVTVHGHFYQPPRENPYLDAIERQPSATPFHDWNERIHYECYRPNAFARVLNDRGEVVGIVNNYEYLSFNIGATLMSWLERHDVEVYQRILEADRKSCDRLNGHGNAIAQVYNHMIMPLANTRDKYTQIRWGKEDFRSRFGRDPEGMWLAETAVDYATLEALVAEGIRFIVLAPSQAQRCRTIPTDEQLVTEWHEVGGSQIDSTRPYRCFLKGVRGQGSGVRELEDSDSGSCSYIDIFFYDGPISRDMGFGDAIYNSHHLAGRVGQAVRGDRRPAQLISVATDGETFGHHKGGTEKTLAYAFLEEFPHRGWTVTNFAHYLSLNSPTWEVELKPVTAWSCSHGVDRWQDDCGCGGGGGWHQKWRRPLRNALDWLRDQLINVYEESGRQFFCDPWQARDEYIRVIRDRSPANVSRFLCRHQTHKLTAAEQVDALRLLEMQRHALLMYTSCGWFFEELSRPEGTQILRYAARALELAGDVAGVQLEKGFLKRLTQAPSNVDLFKHGSEIYRQLVLSAQISFRQVAAQYAITSLFRDQGTLTQTFGSGVRSQEIGRWGDGEILAPRPTLREAACASTSLAPHSSQRVYCYTAHQQDYQLQRMGSLTLAVGHLKLVSEITWESEHLVFAVLHLGGWDFHCCIQPFSGRRAYTQLKERVFEALQQASAAHTIRAMTQMFGDQSFSLQNLFAEERHRIMRMLSQETLTRLDQLYTQVYRDNYGVLMAFHRDELAVPQELQVAAEIALGHRCLITLRSLEQEIGEPHLSLNHLVELEAIATEARHLRCQLNVPEGKQTLEQLILRSLWQLLHDPYPATVELDIQRLERLIDVGYQLKLGLSLERAQELYFSCLHSQILPLCLQVVQTQLEEMNGKGNSNEHNWDVAQLRQLLRLGQKLAVDVSACLNQLG
- the cax gene encoding calcium/proton exchanger, which produces MSVKNSLFLVLLLFIPVSFAAHFLEWGELAVFITAGLAILPLAAWMGTATEEIAVVTGPSLGGLLNATFGNATELIIALVALNAGLVDVVKASITGSIISNLLLVMGLSMLLGGLRYKEQEFQPIVARVNASSMNLAMIAILLPTTVDFTSSGITAATLQNLSVAVAIVLILVYGLTLLFSMKTHSYLYDVGLAESASDETGQTHLSTGTNQHNLGLWIGVLLASTLLVAIESELLVDSLEVATSQLGLTALFTGVILVPIIGNAAEHATAITVAMKNKMDLSVSVAVGSSMQIALFVAPVLVLAGRAIGQPMDLDFNPFELVAVAVSVLIANSISSDGRSNWLEGTLLLATYVVLGLAFYFHPIIDGIG
- the cax gene encoding calcium/proton exchanger produces the protein MSIKNIISLGLLVFIPISIAAHFLEWGTLTVFITSALAIVPLAIWLSTATEEVAVVAGASIGALLNAVFGNATELIITLVALKEGLVDIVKASITGSIISNLLLVMGLSMFLGGLRYKEQDFQQIVARVNGSSMTLAVIAIILPTMVIYTSNGVEPEAIRNLSTTAALVLLVVYVLTLVFSLKTHSYLYDVGLVDLDEATAKATSAESTTHQPNLWLWIGVLAASTIAIAYESELFVGVVEEATEGLGLTPLFTGVILVPLIGGAAEYFTAIRLAIKNNMDLSVSVAMGSSLLVALLMAPLLVLVGQAIGQPMDLDFNPFEVVAVAISVVVANLISLDGRSNWLEGALLLATYTILGLAFYFHPV